The DNA sequence TTTACGAATCTCATCTACATCTTCAACTTTGATATTAATATGATGAATATTGCAGAAACCTTTCCAGACAATGATGTTCCTTCCGGTTTGTTGAGCTGCATAAGTTCCGAGATTCTGATCCGGGACAAATAGAATTGTCTGCTCATTCGGGATCGACTTAACGATTTTTACAGCATTACTCGAAGTGCAGCAGATATCACTTTCAGCCTTTACTTCCACTGAAGAATTCACATAACAGATAACGATCGGATTTTGATATTGAGATTTGAATTCCCTTAGTTGTTCAGCATTGATCATATCAGCCATGGGACAACCAGCATCTTCAACAGAAAGGAGAACTTTTGCTTCCGGTTTCAGAAGTTTCGCGGTCTCTGCCATAAATTTTACACCACAGAAAACAATGATCTCTGCATCTACTTTGGCTGCTTCCTGAGATAATTGGAGAGAATCTCCAATTATATCCGCAAC is a window from the Candidatus Cloacimonadota bacterium genome containing:
- the nadA gene encoding quinolinate synthase NadA, with the protein product VADIIGDSLQLSQEAAKVDAEIIVFCGVKFMAETAKLLKPEAKVLLSVEDAGCPMADMINAEQLREFKSQYQNPIVICYVNSSVEVKAESDICCTSSNAVKIVKSIPNEQTILFVPDQNLGTYAAQQTGRNIIVWKGFCNIHHINIKVEDVDEIRKKYPGYTLLVHPECIPEVFKQADVVASTKGMADFTGDNDNVIIGTEIGLFEQLKAKYPEKNIVPLSEKAICKNMKKTTLKDVLKTLETERNEISIEKEIAAKAVDSINRMLELS